From a single Haloarcula sp. DT43 genomic region:
- a CDS encoding HalOD1 output domain-containing protein, whose protein sequence is MSKSNRRSGDSDPSQPTTVTRKQFDWTETRPSAAVTEYISAMTGREQTDFPPLYETVDPEAVDSLVAPSDRASPVSISFEYAGHAVTVRSDGELVVEAPSAKIGR, encoded by the coding sequence ATGAGCAAGAGTAACAGGCGGAGTGGGGACAGCGACCCTTCGCAGCCGACGACGGTGACCCGGAAACAGTTCGACTGGACCGAGACCCGACCGAGCGCGGCCGTGACTGAGTACATCTCCGCGATGACCGGGCGGGAGCAGACCGACTTCCCGCCGCTGTACGAGACGGTCGACCCGGAAGCGGTCGATTCGCTCGTCGCCCCCTCGGACCGCGCGTCACCGGTCAGCATCTCGTTCGAGTACGCCGGCCACGCCGTCACCGTCCGGAGCGACGGGGAACTCGTCGTCGAAGCGCCGAGCGCCAAAATCGGCCGATAG
- a CDS encoding pyridoxal-phosphate-dependent aminotransferase family protein, which translates to MTEKREYKDDYQDKTLYLPGPTEVREDVIEAMAEPMFGHRMDRMTDLYTTIVEDTKEFLGTDNDVIVLTASGTEFWESTTLNLVEDSMLVPTSGAFSERQANVAERLGKDVDRIEYDWGTAVKPDDVRDALEAGDYDAVGAVMNETSTGVRNPIEEIGDVVAEYPDTYFVVDAISCLGGDQIDIEAHGIDAIFTSTQKAFAMPPGLAVCAVSDDAYERELEKESASWYGGFQRCLDYYDRKGQTHSTPAIPLMLAYRQQMKHMLDEGHDARDQRHREMAEYTREWAREHFDLYPENGYESQTVTCIENTQDINVAETVDAVSEEYDMVFSSGYGDISEESFRIGHMGEHTVESIKELTDAIEDVADL; encoded by the coding sequence GTGACCGAAAAACGCGAATACAAAGACGACTACCAGGACAAGACGCTGTATCTCCCGGGGCCGACAGAGGTGCGAGAGGACGTCATCGAGGCGATGGCCGAGCCGATGTTCGGCCACCGGATGGACCGGATGACTGACCTCTACACCACCATCGTCGAGGACACGAAGGAGTTCCTCGGCACCGACAACGACGTCATCGTGCTCACGGCGTCGGGCACGGAGTTCTGGGAGTCGACGACGCTGAACCTGGTCGAGGACAGCATGCTCGTGCCGACCTCCGGCGCGTTCAGCGAGCGCCAGGCCAACGTCGCCGAGCGGCTGGGCAAGGACGTCGACCGCATCGAGTACGACTGGGGCACGGCGGTCAAGCCCGACGACGTCCGCGACGCGCTCGAAGCCGGCGACTACGACGCCGTCGGGGCCGTGATGAACGAGACGTCGACCGGCGTCCGCAACCCCATCGAGGAGATCGGCGACGTGGTCGCTGAGTACCCGGATACCTACTTCGTCGTCGACGCCATCTCCTGTCTCGGCGGCGACCAGATAGACATCGAGGCCCACGGCATCGACGCCATCTTCACGTCCACGCAGAAGGCCTTCGCCATGCCGCCCGGACTGGCCGTCTGTGCGGTCAGCGACGACGCCTACGAGCGGGAACTGGAGAAGGAGTCGGCGTCGTGGTACGGCGGCTTCCAGCGCTGTCTGGACTACTACGACCGGAAGGGTCAGACCCACTCCACGCCGGCGATTCCGCTCATGCTCGCCTACCGCCAGCAGATGAAGCACATGCTCGACGAGGGCCACGACGCCCGCGACCAGCGCCATCGGGAGATGGCCGAGTACACCCGCGAGTGGGCCCGCGAGCACTTCGACCTCTACCCCGAGAACGGGTACGAGTCCCAGACGGTGACCTGCATCGAGAACACGCAGGATATCAACGTCGCCGAGACGGTCGACGCCGTCTCCGAGGAGTACGACATGGTGTTCTCCAGCGGCTACGGCGACATCAGCGAGGAGAGCTTCCGCATCGGTCACATGGGCGAACACACCGTCGAGAGTATCAAGGAGCTAACCGACGCAATCGAAGACGTGGCCGACCTGTAG
- a CDS encoding DUF7521 family protein: MHPLQVNPSLIPSYYLVLLLVVLLAVAMGLFLVYQAYQGYRRNERRQMLFLAVGLALITVVSPLTTLVVSSIGLSLEVDLIVYTFYTPLLSNVIEIVGIGSIIYSLSLRSRS; encoded by the coding sequence ATGCACCCGCTCCAAGTTAATCCCTCTCTGATTCCCTCGTACTACCTCGTTTTGCTACTGGTCGTGTTACTCGCCGTTGCGATGGGGCTGTTTTTGGTCTACCAGGCGTACCAAGGTTACCGGAGAAACGAACGGCGACAGATGCTGTTTCTCGCCGTCGGCCTCGCGCTCATTACGGTCGTGTCACCGCTGACGACGCTCGTCGTCTCGTCTATCGGGCTCTCTCTCGAAGTCGACCTCATCGTCTACACGTTCTACACGCCGTTGCTGAGCAACGTCATCGAAATCGTCGGCATCGGGTCGATAATTTACTCCCTCTCGCTGCGGAGTCGCTCGTGA
- a CDS encoding fumarylacetoacetate hydrolase family protein, which translates to MRIARLLTDDGPVTGEYVDGVVHADDGQYAVGRDGRLLPPCDPTALYCVGRNYAATNDQMDYDRPEEPDFFIKPPTALVAHEQAIPYPPFTDELTYAGELAAVVGERCHDLDPADVPDVVRGYTILNDVDALDQQGRTARKAFDGSAPLGPWVETDVDPTAIDMYTDIDDERRQAANTSEMLFGPHEVVAYLSERFTFRPGDVIAFGSPANPGTVEPGDSVEITYEGVGTLRNEVVEP; encoded by the coding sequence ATGCGAATCGCGCGACTGCTGACGGACGACGGTCCAGTCACCGGCGAATACGTCGACGGCGTCGTTCACGCCGACGACGGCCAGTACGCGGTCGGCCGCGACGGGCGGCTGCTCCCGCCGTGTGACCCGACCGCGCTGTACTGCGTCGGCCGGAACTACGCAGCGACCAACGACCAGATGGACTACGACCGGCCCGAGGAGCCGGACTTCTTCATCAAGCCCCCGACGGCCCTGGTGGCGCACGAACAGGCCATCCCCTATCCGCCGTTCACCGACGAACTCACCTACGCAGGCGAGTTGGCCGCCGTCGTCGGCGAGCGGTGCCACGACCTCGACCCGGCCGACGTTCCCGACGTCGTCAGGGGCTACACCATACTGAACGACGTCGACGCGCTGGACCAGCAGGGTCGAACCGCGCGAAAGGCCTTCGACGGGTCCGCGCCCCTGGGGCCGTGGGTCGAGACCGACGTCGACCCCACCGCTATCGACATGTACACCGACATCGACGACGAGCGCCGCCAGGCCGCAAACACCAGCGAGATGCTGTTCGGTCCCCACGAGGTGGTCGCGTACCTCTCGGAGCGGTTCACGTTCCGCCCCGGCGACGTCATCGCCTTCGGCAGCCCGGCCAATCCGGGGACTGTCGAACCCGGAGACAGCGTCGAGATAACCTACGAGGGCGTCGGCACGCTCCGAAACGAGGTCGTCGAGCCGTAG
- the gfo6 gene encoding D-xylose 1-dehydrogenase Gfo6 encodes MNVDALTAGFDRRDWQERTETDSPVRFAMVGVGWWTTEQAMPAVDAGDLCETTVLVSGDREKAADVAAGSETVEHALTYEEFHDGTASDAYDAVYIVTPNARHLPFVETAAELDKAILCEKPMEATVERAEQMVAVCDEHDATLMVAYRMHTEPAVRRAKDLIDEGYIGEPLFVHGNMTEPILELVPDPDQWRLDWELSGGCAVMDIGLYPLNTSRFLLDADPVAVRGTVASVQAEFADVPDEHGAFQLDFPGHVYAVCTASQNAHLDSHISVLGTEGKVRVEPAFYPWDDRALQLSHEGTTVDVDFEQVDQMEEEFEYFAHCLLTDTDPYADGEHGLVDIRTIKAVYEASETESTVHLE; translated from the coding sequence ATGAACGTCGACGCACTCACGGCCGGGTTCGACCGTCGAGACTGGCAGGAGCGGACAGAGACAGACAGCCCGGTCCGGTTCGCGATGGTCGGCGTCGGGTGGTGGACCACCGAACAGGCGATGCCGGCCGTCGACGCCGGGGACCTCTGTGAGACGACGGTCTTGGTCAGCGGCGACCGCGAGAAGGCGGCCGACGTCGCGGCCGGTTCGGAGACGGTCGAGCACGCGCTCACCTACGAGGAGTTCCACGACGGGACGGCGAGCGACGCCTACGACGCCGTCTACATCGTCACCCCCAACGCCCGGCACCTCCCGTTCGTCGAGACGGCCGCGGAACTGGACAAGGCCATCCTCTGTGAGAAGCCGATGGAGGCCACCGTCGAGCGCGCCGAGCAGATGGTCGCGGTCTGTGACGAGCACGACGCGACGCTGATGGTCGCCTACCGGATGCACACCGAGCCGGCCGTCCGGCGGGCGAAGGACCTCATCGACGAGGGGTACATCGGCGAGCCGCTGTTCGTCCACGGCAACATGACCGAACCCATCCTCGAACTGGTCCCCGACCCCGACCAGTGGCGGTTAGACTGGGAGCTCTCGGGCGGGTGTGCCGTGATGGACATCGGCCTGTACCCGCTGAACACGAGTCGGTTCCTGCTGGACGCCGACCCCGTGGCCGTCCGGGGCACGGTCGCCTCCGTGCAAGCGGAGTTCGCGGACGTCCCCGACGAACACGGCGCGTTCCAGCTCGATTTCCCCGGCCACGTGTACGCGGTGTGTACCGCCAGCCAGAACGCCCACCTCGACAGCCACATCTCCGTGCTCGGGACCGAAGGGAAGGTCCGGGTCGAACCGGCCTTCTACCCCTGGGACGACCGCGCGCTCCAGCTGTCCCACGAGGGCACGACGGTCGACGTCGACTTCGAGCAGGTCGACCAGATGGAAGAGGAGTTCGAGTACTTCGCCCACTGCCTGCTGACCGACACCGACCCCTACGCGGACGGCGAGCACGGGCTCGTCGATATCAGGACTATCAAAGCCGTCTACGAGGCTTCCGAGACGGAGTCGACGGTTCACCTGGAGTGA
- the xacF gene encoding 2,5-dioxovalerate dehydrogenase: MTQTYENYIGGEWTGSGETQDVTNPADETDVVSTVPVSSAAEADKAVAAAADATDEWAGMSGPARGAILRETGEILKSRKDELAETLTREEGKPLGEAEGEVQRAIDIFYYYAEKARDFGGTVKQPSGGRAGLQTKKEPMGVAALITPWNYPIAIPAWKIAPALAVGNTVVIKPAMQSPTVGTMIVEALDEAGIPDGAINLVCGPGSEVGERLTTHDEVDVVSFTGSAAVGEHVYDQATNNGKRAQAEMGGKNPTVVMPSADVDKAADIVGAGAFGGTGQACTATSRAIVHEDVYDEFLEAVVDYAESLEIGNGLDRADMGPHVSKDELAGSLEYVDIAQSEGATLETGGEELTGGQYDAGNFISPAVFSDVEPDMRIAQEEVFGPVLAVIPVSDFDEGVEVANDIDYGLSASIVTDRIEEENEFIERSESGVVKVNEKTTGLELHVPFGGLKRSSTNTYREQGDAGLEFFSYIKTVYRNS, encoded by the coding sequence ATGACGCAGACGTACGAGAACTATATCGGTGGCGAGTGGACCGGAAGCGGGGAGACACAGGACGTCACGAACCCGGCGGACGAGACCGACGTGGTCAGCACGGTTCCGGTGTCCTCGGCAGCCGAGGCCGACAAGGCGGTCGCGGCCGCGGCGGACGCGACGGACGAGTGGGCCGGGATGTCCGGGCCGGCGCGCGGTGCCATCCTGCGCGAGACCGGCGAAATCCTGAAGTCCCGGAAAGACGAGCTGGCGGAGACGCTGACCCGGGAGGAAGGGAAGCCCCTCGGGGAGGCAGAGGGCGAGGTACAGCGGGCGATAGACATCTTCTACTACTACGCGGAGAAGGCCCGAGACTTCGGCGGCACCGTCAAACAGCCCAGCGGCGGCCGCGCCGGCCTACAGACGAAGAAGGAGCCGATGGGCGTCGCGGCGCTGATTACGCCGTGGAACTACCCCATCGCGATTCCGGCCTGGAAAATCGCGCCGGCGCTCGCGGTCGGGAACACCGTCGTCATCAAGCCCGCCATGCAGTCTCCGACCGTCGGCACGATGATTGTCGAGGCGCTGGACGAGGCCGGCATTCCGGACGGCGCTATCAACCTCGTCTGTGGCCCCGGGAGCGAGGTCGGCGAGCGGCTGACCACGCACGACGAGGTCGACGTGGTGTCGTTCACCGGCAGCGCCGCCGTCGGCGAGCACGTCTACGACCAGGCGACGAACAACGGGAAGCGCGCCCAGGCGGAGATGGGCGGGAAGAACCCGACCGTCGTCATGCCGAGCGCCGACGTGGACAAGGCGGCCGACATCGTCGGTGCCGGGGCCTTCGGGGGCACGGGCCAGGCCTGTACGGCCACGTCCCGGGCCATCGTCCACGAGGACGTGTACGACGAGTTCCTCGAGGCCGTCGTCGACTACGCCGAGTCCCTCGAAATCGGGAACGGCCTCGACCGGGCGGACATGGGTCCCCACGTCAGTAAGGACGAACTCGCGGGGAGCCTGGAGTACGTCGACATCGCACAGTCCGAGGGCGCGACCCTGGAGACGGGCGGCGAGGAACTCACCGGCGGCCAGTACGACGCCGGGAACTTCATCTCGCCGGCCGTCTTCTCCGACGTCGAGCCCGACATGCGCATCGCACAGGAAGAGGTGTTCGGCCCGGTGCTGGCCGTCATTCCCGTCTCCGACTTCGACGAGGGCGTCGAGGTCGCCAACGACATCGACTACGGGCTCTCGGCCAGCATCGTGACCGACCGAATCGAGGAGGAAAACGAGTTCATCGAGCGCTCCGAGTCCGGCGTGGTCAAGGTCAACGAGAAGACGACCGGGCTGGAACTGCACGTTCCCTTCGGCGGCCTCAAGCGCTCCTCGACGAACACCTACCGCGAGCAGGGCGACGCCGGTCTGGAGTTCTTCAGCTACATCAAGACGGTGTACCGCAACAGCTAA
- a CDS encoding MBL fold metallo-hydrolase, whose amino-acid sequence MVQSTWDDWFVREEVEATDPGDGVVVWYLGCNGFVLRSRTTTLYIDPYFGTGDPPTLVRMIPVPMDPTDATQCDATLVTHEHIDHMHPPSYGPLVEGLGADLYAPAASYASPDYDGELRVSDSRRNEVAVGDAFEVGDFTVHVAGANDPDAIEPVSYVVEHDAGTFFHAGDSRPAEAFAEVGERFDVDAGALAFGTVGSIYEPEPDCGVRTKWYMDENEIIEAANQLGLSRLLPSHHDMWQGEGGDPKVLHEHAASFEYPRVIEPLYVGCSVRLGDPGIRRLGALGEE is encoded by the coding sequence ATGGTGCAGTCAACGTGGGACGACTGGTTCGTCCGCGAGGAAGTGGAAGCGACGGACCCCGGCGACGGCGTCGTGGTCTGGTACCTGGGCTGTAACGGCTTCGTGCTCCGGTCACGGACGACGACGCTGTACATCGACCCTTACTTCGGGACCGGCGACCCGCCGACTCTCGTCCGGATGATTCCGGTTCCGATGGACCCCACAGACGCCACACAGTGTGACGCCACACTCGTCACACACGAACACATCGACCACATGCACCCGCCGTCCTACGGCCCGCTGGTCGAGGGCCTCGGGGCGGACCTGTACGCGCCCGCGGCGTCGTACGCGTCGCCGGACTACGACGGCGAACTTCGGGTGTCCGACAGCCGGCGAAACGAGGTCGCGGTCGGCGACGCGTTCGAGGTCGGCGATTTCACGGTCCACGTCGCGGGCGCGAACGACCCCGACGCCATCGAGCCGGTGAGCTACGTCGTCGAACACGACGCCGGGACGTTCTTCCACGCCGGCGACAGCCGGCCGGCTGAGGCGTTCGCCGAGGTCGGCGAGCGGTTCGACGTTGACGCGGGCGCGCTGGCGTTCGGCACCGTCGGCTCCATCTACGAGCCCGAACCGGACTGTGGCGTCCGGACGAAGTGGTACATGGACGAGAACGAAATCATCGAGGCCGCGAACCAACTCGGGCTGTCCCGCCTGCTCCCCTCGCACCACGACATGTGGCAGGGCGAGGGCGGCGACCCGAAAGTGCTCCACGAACACGCCGCGTCTTTCGAGTACCCAAGGGTCATCGAACCGCTCTACGTCGGCTGTTCGGTGCGGCTGGGCGATCCCGGCATCCGCCGACTTGGCGCGCTGGGCGAGGAGTAG
- a CDS encoding M48 family metallopeptidase, which translates to MAVTRRLLMAVVGLLSLLVYLAAAYVGYALLLPVWDSRPSPLVAVLVITGTAVGLGVVNYWAATARLKRSLDAVELPRAQSPETYRHLDALVERMDVATPTLLLADLPVPNAFAIGGGAGAIVVDRRLFRLLSAAEFEALLAHELAHLETRDALVQTVAYSLVQTVVGLVGLVLFPVVVLTGGIARSLALLRGDPSSWSQSVLGRTQRYALRVVAGLGLVVTLLVLGYSRRRELAADERAVEVTGNPGALARTLRTIERASEPEFGPLRQLYVHGEGDEELSRLLSTHPPMDERIQRLREKAAQQGGFRRR; encoded by the coding sequence ATGGCTGTGACCCGACGGCTCCTCATGGCCGTCGTCGGACTGCTGTCCCTGCTGGTCTATCTCGCGGCGGCGTACGTCGGATACGCGTTACTCCTGCCGGTCTGGGATAGCCGCCCGTCACCGCTGGTGGCCGTCCTGGTCATCACTGGGACGGCTGTCGGCCTCGGCGTCGTGAACTACTGGGCCGCGACGGCGCGGCTCAAGCGGTCCCTCGACGCCGTCGAACTCCCGCGGGCGCAGTCGCCCGAGACGTACCGCCACCTCGATGCGCTCGTCGAGCGGATGGACGTGGCGACGCCGACGCTGCTGCTGGCGGACCTGCCGGTCCCGAACGCGTTCGCCATCGGCGGCGGGGCCGGTGCCATCGTCGTCGACCGGCGGCTGTTCCGACTGCTGTCCGCGGCGGAGTTCGAGGCGCTGCTGGCACACGAACTCGCGCATCTGGAGACCCGCGACGCGCTCGTCCAGACCGTCGCGTACAGTCTCGTCCAGACGGTCGTCGGGCTCGTCGGCCTCGTGTTGTTCCCCGTCGTGGTGCTGACCGGTGGCATCGCCCGCTCGCTCGCACTGCTGCGCGGCGACCCGTCGTCGTGGTCGCAGTCCGTGCTCGGTCGCACACAGCGGTACGCACTGCGGGTGGTCGCCGGACTCGGGCTTGTCGTGACGCTACTGGTACTTGGGTACTCCAGGCGCCGTGAGCTGGCGGCCGACGAGCGCGCGGTCGAGGTCACGGGGAATCCCGGCGCCCTCGCCCGAACTCTCAGGACAATCGAGCGCGCCTCGGAGCCGGAGTTTGGCCCTCTCCGACAGTTGTACGTCCACGGCGAGGGGGACGAGGAACTGTCGCGGCTCCTGTCGACCCACCCGCCGATGGACGAGCGGATTCAGCGGTTGCGTGAGAAGGCGGCGCAGCAAGGCGGTTTCCGGCGGCGATAG
- a CDS encoding excinuclease ABC subunit C yields the protein MDADGVRERAGSLPREPGVYLFEQDRDGERRVLYVGKAVDLRDRVRSYADPRSERIAKMVDRAETVDFAVTDTETQALLLEANLIKRHRPPYNVRLKDDKSYPLVQLTDHAVPRIEVTRDPADGATVYGPFTDKGRVETVVKALRETYGLRGCSDHKYRNRDRPCLDYEMGICTAPCTGEISEADYAEDVESVRRYFEGEAGVLADPLRREMEAAAQNQEFERAANLRDKLGAVEALHGEGDTAVSDSGGYRTMDVLGAAIEGERAIVARLHAEGGKLVERDRHTLEAPDGEGTAGVYRAFIPQYYAERELPDQILCAESPADPDIEAWLEREGVTLGVPGAGREATLVDLALKNARQRGGTDDETGRLGDALGIDRPDRIEGLDVSHAQGRSAVGSNVTFVDGTPEKSDYRRKKLTERNDDYANMRELVRWRATRAVEGRDDRPDPDLLLIDGGDGQLGAARDALAETGWDVPAVALAKDEELVVTPDRVYDWDSGAPQLHLLQRVRDEAHRFAVQYHQTLRDDVSTTLDDVPGIGPETRKRLLRRFGSVDNVRAASSEELTAIDGIGEQTAETIRTRLQ from the coding sequence ATGGACGCCGACGGAGTTCGGGAGCGCGCCGGGTCGCTGCCGCGGGAGCCCGGCGTGTACCTGTTCGAACAGGACCGGGACGGAGAGCGGCGGGTCCTCTACGTCGGGAAGGCCGTCGACCTCCGGGACCGCGTGCGGTCGTACGCCGACCCGCGGAGCGAACGCATCGCCAAGATGGTCGACCGCGCGGAGACCGTCGACTTCGCCGTCACCGACACCGAGACGCAGGCGCTGTTGCTCGAAGCGAACCTCATCAAGCGCCACCGGCCGCCCTACAACGTGCGACTGAAAGACGACAAGTCCTATCCGCTGGTCCAGCTGACCGATCACGCCGTCCCCCGAATCGAGGTGACCCGCGACCCCGCGGACGGCGCGACCGTCTACGGACCGTTCACCGACAAGGGGCGCGTCGAAACGGTCGTGAAGGCACTGCGGGAGACGTACGGACTGCGGGGGTGTTCCGACCACAAGTACCGCAACCGGGACCGGCCCTGTCTCGACTACGAGATGGGCATCTGCACCGCGCCCTGTACCGGCGAGATAAGCGAGGCGGACTACGCCGAAGACGTCGAGTCCGTCAGGCGGTACTTCGAAGGTGAGGCCGGTGTGCTCGCGGACCCGCTGCGCCGCGAGATGGAGGCCGCCGCACAGAATCAGGAGTTCGAGCGCGCGGCGAACCTCCGGGACAAGCTCGGCGCGGTCGAGGCGCTCCACGGCGAGGGCGACACCGCCGTCAGCGACTCCGGTGGATACCGGACGATGGACGTGCTCGGAGCCGCCATCGAAGGGGAGCGCGCCATCGTCGCCCGGCTCCACGCCGAGGGCGGCAAGCTCGTCGAGCGGGACCGCCACACGCTCGAAGCACCGGACGGCGAAGGGACCGCCGGCGTGTACCGGGCGTTCATCCCGCAGTACTACGCCGAGCGGGAGCTGCCGGACCAAATTCTCTGTGCCGAGTCCCCCGCCGACCCGGACATCGAGGCGTGGCTGGAACGCGAGGGCGTCACGCTCGGGGTGCCCGGGGCCGGCCGGGAGGCGACGCTGGTCGACCTCGCGCTGAAGAACGCCCGCCAGCGCGGCGGGACCGACGACGAGACCGGCCGCCTGGGCGACGCACTGGGCATCGACCGCCCGGACCGCATCGAGGGCCTCGACGTGAGCCACGCCCAGGGCCGGTCGGCCGTCGGGTCGAACGTCACCTTCGTCGACGGGACGCCCGAGAAGAGCGACTACCGGCGGAAGAAGCTCACCGAGCGAAACGACGACTACGCGAACATGCGCGAACTCGTTCGGTGGCGGGCCACGCGGGCCGTCGAGGGCCGGGACGACCGGCCGGACCCCGACCTGCTGCTCATCGACGGCGGCGACGGCCAGCTCGGGGCGGCCCGCGACGCACTGGCCGAGACCGGCTGGGACGTGCCGGCCGTCGCGCTGGCGAAAGACGAGGAGCTGGTCGTGACGCCGGACCGCGTCTACGACTGGGACAGCGGCGCTCCGCAGCTCCACCTGCTCCAGCGGGTTCGAGACGAAGCTCATCGCTTCGCCGTGCAGTACCACCAGACGCTCCGGGACGACGTGTCGACGACGCTCGACGACGTGCCCGGCATCGGCCCGGAGACGCGGAAGCGACTGCTCCGGCGCTTCGGCAGCGTCGACAACGTCAGGGCGGCCTCCAGCGAGGAACTGACGGCCATCGACGGCATCGGCGAGCAGACCGCGGAGACGATTCGGACCAGACTGCAGTGA
- the ligA gene encoding NAD-dependent DNA ligase LigA, protein MTTAEDVAGNPYVSDPSTDFDPVEDIDEATAREQAEALREAIRHHDHRYYVENDPAIGDRAYDALFSRLQDLEAAFDLDTDGSPTQRVGGDPLDELPEVEHDAPMRSIDQGGEAADARAFDERVRDGLGVDAVEYFCEPKFDGLSVEVVYEDGVYQRAATRGDGEVGEDVTENVRTIAAVPQRLRGDYPDYLAVRGEVYIPRDAFTAFNRERVERGQDPFANPRNAAAGTLRQLDPSVTAERPLSVFFFGVLDASVDFESHSEMHERFPEWGLRVCDRTAVVGDIDAAVDYRDAQLDARDDLDYEIDGVVIKVDDMAACDELGSTSRAPRWAFAYKFPARKEATTVRDIVVQVGRTGRLTPVALMDPVEVGGVTVSRASLHNPSLVADLGVDVGDRVRIKRAGDVIPDVVEVLDDDGDGHFEFPETCPACDSPVERDGPMAFCTGGLTCPAQRERSVVHYASRDALDIEGLGEKAVQQLLDAGLVEDAADLYELSVADLADLDGWGETSATNLVDELDDAREPPLADFLTALGIPEVGTVTARTLAREFGTFEAILGAADAGDTDSFEAVPDVGPTVARSIVDFFEGAGNRTVIDRLLDHVDPQAAEQGGGDALDGLTLVFTGSLEGYTRSEAQELVERNGGSATSSVSGNTDYLVLGDNPGQRKRDDAADHGVETLDEEGFEALLDDAGV, encoded by the coding sequence ATGACCACCGCCGAGGACGTCGCCGGGAACCCCTACGTCTCCGACCCGTCGACCGACTTCGACCCCGTCGAGGACATCGACGAAGCGACCGCCCGCGAGCAGGCCGAGGCGCTGCGCGAGGCGATTCGCCACCACGACCACCGGTACTACGTCGAGAACGACCCGGCTATCGGCGACCGGGCCTACGACGCGCTGTTCTCACGCCTGCAGGACCTGGAGGCGGCCTTCGACCTCGATACCGACGGCAGCCCGACCCAGCGCGTCGGCGGTGACCCGCTCGACGAACTCCCCGAGGTCGAACACGACGCGCCCATGCGCTCCATCGACCAGGGCGGCGAGGCGGCCGACGCGCGGGCGTTCGACGAGCGGGTCCGGGACGGACTGGGGGTTGACGCCGTCGAGTACTTCTGCGAGCCGAAGTTCGACGGGCTCTCCGTCGAGGTCGTCTACGAGGACGGCGTCTACCAGCGGGCCGCCACCCGCGGCGACGGCGAGGTCGGCGAGGACGTGACCGAGAACGTCCGCACCATCGCCGCCGTCCCCCAGCGCCTGCGCGGCGACTACCCCGACTACCTGGCCGTCCGCGGCGAGGTGTACATCCCGCGGGACGCCTTCACGGCCTTCAACCGCGAGCGCGTCGAGCGCGGCCAGGACCCCTTCGCCAATCCGCGCAACGCCGCCGCCGGGACGCTCCGCCAGCTCGACCCGTCGGTGACGGCCGAGCGCCCGCTGTCGGTGTTCTTCTTCGGCGTCCTCGACGCCTCGGTCGACTTCGAGAGCCACAGCGAGATGCACGAGCGGTTCCCCGAGTGGGGGCTGCGGGTCTGTGACCGGACCGCCGTCGTCGGGGACATCGACGCCGCCGTCGACTACCGCGACGCGCAACTCGACGCCCGCGACGACCTCGACTACGAAATCGACGGCGTCGTTATCAAGGTCGACGACATGGCCGCCTGCGATGAACTCGGGTCGACCTCTCGCGCCCCCCGCTGGGCGTTCGCCTACAAGTTCCCGGCCCGGAAGGAGGCGACCACCGTCCGGGACATCGTCGTCCAGGTCGGCCGGACCGGCCGGCTCACCCCCGTCGCGCTCATGGACCCCGTCGAAGTCGGCGGCGTCACCGTCTCGCGGGCCTCGCTGCACAACCCCTCGCTCGTCGCCGACCTCGGCGTCGACGTGGGCGACCGCGTCCGCATCAAGCGGGCCGGCGACGTCATCCCCGACGTCGTGGAAGTGCTCGACGACGACGGCGACGGCCACTTCGAGTTCCCCGAGACGTGTCCGGCCTGTGACAGCCCGGTCGAGCGCGACGGCCCGATGGCGTTCTGTACCGGCGGCCTCACGTGCCCGGCCCAGCGCGAGCGCAGCGTCGTCCACTACGCCAGCCGCGACGCGCTGGACATCGAGGGGCTCGGCGAGAAGGCCGTCCAGCAGTTGCTGGACGCCGGACTCGTCGAAGATGCCGCGGACCTCTACGAACTCTCCGTCGCGGACCTGGCCGACCTGGATGGATGGGGCGAGACGAGCGCGACGAATCTCGTCGACGAGCTGGACGACGCCCGGGAGCCGCCGCTCGCGGACTTCCTCACCGCGCTCGGCATCCCCGAGGTCGGGACCGTCACCGCGCGGACCCTCGCCCGGGAGTTCGGGACGTTCGAGGCGATACTCGGGGCCGCCGACGCCGGCGACACTGACTCCTTCGAGGCCGTCCCGGACGTGGGACCGACCGTCGCCCGCTCCATCGTCGACTTCTTCGAGGGCGCGGGCAACCGCACCGTCATCGACCGTCTGCTCGACCACGTCGACCCGCAGGCCGCCGAGCAGGGGGGCGGTGACGCCCTGGACGGCCTGACGCTCGTCTTCACCGGGTCGCTGGAGGGGTACACCCGTAGCGAGGCCCAGGAACTGGTCGAACGCAACGGCGGGTCGGCCACCAGCAGCGTCTCCGGCAACACGGACTATCTGGTGCTCGGCGACAACCCCGGCCAGCGAAAACGGGACGACGCGGCCGACCACGGCGTCGAGACGCTCGACGAGGAAGGGTTCGAAGCGCTGCTCGACGACGCCGGGGTGTAG